A stretch of Lysinibacillus agricola DNA encodes these proteins:
- a CDS encoding methyltransferase family protein, translating to MLNTVSELLRKPFKDNPLNKGKLYTGGLFKYAIHINYLGDCLWVLGLALISNNIYSLLIPLFLFLVFILGYIPKSDDYLQNKYGEQFTLYKQKTKKLIPFIW from the coding sequence ATGTTAAACACGGTTTCAGAGTTACTTAGAAAACCTTTTAAAGACAATCCTTTAAACAAAGGTAAACTATATACAGGTGGTTTATTTAAATATGCGATTCATATTAATTATCTTGGAGATTGCCTTTGGGTACTAGGCTTAGCGCTTATCTCTAACAATATTTATAGTTTGCTTATCCCTCTATTTTTATTCTTAGTATTTATTTTGGGCTATATTCCAAAATCTGATGATTACTTACAAAACAAGTACGGAGAACAATTTACATTATATAAACAGAAAACTAAAAAACTAATTCCTTTCATTTGGTAA
- a CDS encoding transposase, with product MRKKRYSSDFKLELVKQYRLGTAVSKLSSEYGISEVTIYKWIKLYSPVEGVVDMTKAEVLTVQKENERLKQEVDIFKKAITIFAPK from the coding sequence ATGAGGAAAAAACGATATTCATCAGATTTTAAATTAGAACTTGTTAAACAATATCGCCTCGGCACCGCTGTAAGTAAACTATCAAGCGAATATGGTATTTCAGAAGTTACGATCTATAAATGGATAAAATTATACTCACCTGTTGAAGGTGTCGTCGATATGACAAAGGCAGAAGTATTAACAGTTCAAAAAGAAAACGAGCGATTAAAACAAGAGGTCGATATTTTTAAAAAGGCTATTACCATATTCGCACCCAAATAG
- a CDS encoding MarR family winged helix-turn-helix transcriptional regulator — MENIKNALINLQCELVAERNKVNLQNISWIQYDILHLLSEEERLLPSQISTILGISRTKLSKSLKDLKRLGYLEQKPNVQDGRELITMLTVDGKAILTNIEVGHEELYKIASSVFSEEELALFSELSMKFSKALKDERLKEHE; from the coding sequence ATGGAAAATATAAAAAATGCTCTGATTAATTTGCAGTGTGAACTGGTTGCAGAGAGAAATAAAGTGAATCTGCAAAATATTAGTTGGATACAATATGATATCTTGCATCTGTTGTCAGAAGAGGAAAGATTATTACCTTCGCAAATAAGTACTATTCTTGGGATAAGTAGAACGAAATTGTCTAAATCTCTGAAAGACCTAAAACGTTTAGGCTATCTGGAACAAAAACCAAATGTCCAAGATGGAAGAGAGTTAATCACTATGCTGACTGTTGATGGAAAAGCGATCCTAACAAACATAGAAGTTGGCCATGAGGAACTTTACAAAATTGCAAGCAGCGTATTCTCAGAGGAAGAGCTAGCGTTGTTTTCTGAGCTATCAATGAAATTTTCCAAGGCTCTTAAAGACGAAAGGTTGAAGGAGCATGAATAA
- a CDS encoding alpha/beta hydrolase, translating into MDQRVHPDLKETFSSLEEITLTVENIKDIRRKSKEMIVPYQNNNLILEEKWINDSEKLRVKIYRPKHHKDTLPGVLYIHGGGYIFGSVEGNDAKCGEIVEKVNCVVISVDYRLAPEHPYPAAIEDCYVALQWFAENAQQYNVDPDNIAVLGGSTGGGLTAALSLMARDRKGPKIKFQMPLFPMIDDSCQSKSCKEIIDKRVWCGDFNRLAWKQYLKNNIGEKTPIYAAPARATDYSNLPPTYTSVGELDPFRDETVQYVTNLINAGVPVEFHLYPGCFHEFEAIVPNAAISKLATEETYRTLKNALYN; encoded by the coding sequence ATGGATCAAAGAGTACATCCAGATTTAAAAGAAACATTTTCATCTTTAGAAGAAATTACACTAACAGTCGAGAATATAAAAGATATCCGAAGAAAAAGTAAAGAGATGATAGTACCCTATCAAAATAATAACCTAATTTTAGAAGAAAAATGGATAAATGATAGTGAAAAGTTAAGGGTTAAAATTTATCGTCCAAAACATCATAAGGATACATTGCCTGGTGTTTTATATATACATGGCGGTGGGTATATTTTTGGATCAGTTGAAGGTAACGATGCAAAATGTGGGGAGATTGTAGAGAAGGTAAATTGTGTCGTTATTTCAGTAGATTACCGGTTAGCTCCTGAACACCCATATCCTGCTGCGATTGAAGATTGCTATGTTGCATTGCAATGGTTTGCTGAAAATGCTCAACAATACAATGTTGATCCTGATAATATAGCTGTTCTAGGAGGTAGTACTGGAGGTGGTTTAACAGCAGCACTTTCTCTAATGGCAAGAGATCGAAAGGGACCCAAAATTAAATTTCAAATGCCTTTATTTCCAATGATTGATGACAGCTGTCAATCAAAATCTTGTAAAGAGATTATCGATAAACGTGTGTGGTGTGGCGATTTTAATAGACTTGCTTGGAAGCAATATTTAAAAAATAATATTGGAGAGAAAACGCCTATTTATGCTGCCCCAGCTAGAGCAACAGATTATTCAAATCTGCCTCCTACTTATACATCAGTTGGAGAACTTGATCCTTTTAGAGATGAAACAGTACAATACGTTACAAATTTAATAAATGCAGGTGTACCCGTAGAATTTCATCTCTATCCGGGATGTTTCCATGAGTTTGAAGCAATTGTTCCAAATGCGGCTATAAGTAAATTGGCAACAGAAGAAACTTATCGGACATTGAAAAACGCATTATATAATTAA
- a CDS encoding type 1 glutamine amidotransferase produces MSTYILQHVPFETPGIIEAIESYTLIKMYEDAQLPSIEEVSMLIILGGPMSVNDSIPWLESEKIFIKEIIDANKPILGICLGAQLIAEILGAEVYKNPKGKEVGFYPVQKVTNEFDFLPSALKVLHWHGDTFELPKESKRLYSTDACSNQAFIYNSNVIGLQFHLEMTRNTLVQLVEEDKNYIEGSIYEQTAETILNTSISSENKKVLAEILAYLKSN; encoded by the coding sequence TTGTCGACATATATTTTACAACATGTGCCATTTGAAACTCCTGGCATTATAGAAGCAATCGAATCATATACGCTGATTAAGATGTATGAAGATGCACAATTACCTTCAATAGAAGAAGTTAGTATGTTAATTATCTTAGGGGGCCCTATGAGTGTAAATGATTCAATCCCTTGGTTAGAATCGGAAAAAATATTTATAAAAGAAATAATCGATGCGAATAAACCAATTTTAGGAATCTGTTTAGGGGCACAACTCATTGCAGAAATTTTAGGTGCAGAGGTTTATAAAAATCCGAAAGGTAAAGAAGTTGGTTTTTATCCGGTACAAAAAGTTACTAACGAATTCGATTTTTTACCTAGTGCACTTAAAGTTTTACATTGGCATGGAGATACATTCGAACTTCCTAAAGAAAGTAAGAGGCTGTATTCAACTGATGCTTGTTCAAATCAAGCCTTTATCTATAATTCAAATGTAATTGGTTTACAATTTCACTTGGAAATGACTAGAAATACGTTGGTGCAATTAGTGGAGGAAGATAAAAATTATATAGAAGGTAGTATTTATGAACAAACGGCTGAAACGATTTTAAATACTTCTATTTCATCTGAAAATAAAAAAGTATTAGCAGAGATTTTAGCGTATTTAAAAAGTAACTAA
- a CDS encoding NADPH-dependent FMN reductase codes for MTTHKKIIAISGSIREGSSNTNILKALAAFIPEGIDYSIYNGIQDLPHFNPDIDGTEPPAVVESFRKTLAESHALIICTPEYAKSVPGVLKNALEWLVSSAELYKKPVAVITASPAITGGDKAHESLLLTLGMLDTNIVENGSLLVPSVGTKFNDNATVKDESTKQSLIDLINSLVYEINK; via the coding sequence ATGACCACACATAAAAAGATAATAGCTATTTCAGGTAGCATTCGAGAAGGCTCTTCCAATACGAATATATTGAAGGCTTTAGCAGCTTTTATTCCTGAAGGTATTGATTATTCGATTTATAACGGAATACAAGACCTTCCGCATTTCAACCCGGATATAGATGGAACGGAACCGCCAGCTGTTGTCGAGAGTTTTAGAAAAACGTTAGCTGAATCACATGCGCTTATCATCTGTACGCCAGAATACGCAAAAAGTGTTCCAGGAGTTTTGAAAAATGCTTTAGAGTGGCTTGTCTCATCTGCCGAACTGTATAAAAAACCAGTAGCCGTTATAACAGCTTCTCCAGCCATTACTGGGGGAGACAAAGCGCATGAATCTTTACTACTTACGCTGGGAATGCTTGATACTAACATTGTTGAAAATGGATCATTGCTAGTCCCATCTGTCGGAACTAAATTTAACGATAATGCTACAGTGAAAGACGAGAGCACCAAGCAATCACTTATCGACCTTATCAATAGCTTAGTGTACGAGATTAATAAATAA
- a CDS encoding RNA polymerase sigma factor has product MNEKLEGVYEEFNRYIYHLCLKLTRNTVEAEDLMQEVWVKVVRYEDSVAEVEHIKAWLTTITMNTFRDRYRKKVRRSKYMMNQPETLDVPILDLVPNNDISTEEKIEKDIVTKLVQDKMEQLDGIYRKTLWYFYIDQYSLAEISSIMKVSIGTVKSRLFRAKARLKEMLMADVSIVESVLPA; this is encoded by the coding sequence ATGAATGAAAAATTAGAAGGCGTATATGAGGAATTTAATCGTTACATATACCACTTATGTTTAAAACTTACTCGCAATACTGTAGAAGCTGAAGATTTAATGCAAGAAGTATGGGTAAAAGTTGTGCGCTATGAGGATAGCGTTGCCGAGGTGGAGCATATTAAAGCTTGGCTTACAACAATTACAATGAATACATTTAGAGATCGCTACCGTAAAAAAGTACGACGTAGTAAATACATGATGAACCAACCTGAAACATTAGACGTACCGATTTTAGATTTGGTTCCCAATAATGATATTTCAACTGAAGAAAAAATTGAAAAAGATATTGTTACTAAATTAGTACAGGATAAAATGGAGCAATTAGATGGAATCTATCGTAAAACATTATGGTATTTCTACATAGACCAATATTCACTTGCTGAAATCTCTTCAATTATGAAAGTTTCAATTGGTACTGTGAAATCTCGTTTATTCCGTGCAAAAGCTCGTTTGAAAGAAATGCTTATGGCCGATGTATCAATAGTAGAGTCTGTGCTACCAGCATGA
- a CDS encoding MerR family transcriptional regulator, giving the protein MLTIGEFSKISHLTLKTLRYYDEIGLLKPTFIDAKNNYRYYNISQLETALLIARLKSYLFSLEEIKVILANWEDTELLNSKMKAKQENLTQQITFYSSLLKKLKIDIQLLDEEENIMGYLDKIEIKLVDHLTYNILSQRKQMNTADFLLHFNELFSKILFENLSPIAKPLAIFHSSEYEPENYDVEIAIPLAMATNKTKVFNPGLCAMATLIGSYDELPSIHTKLHVWIDENNYKLNGAPFEVYQTDPYSTPEENNIIEVYFPIKK; this is encoded by the coding sequence ATGCTTACAATCGGTGAGTTTTCAAAAATATCACATCTCACATTGAAGACTCTTCGCTACTATGATGAAATCGGACTTTTAAAACCTACATTCATAGACGCTAAAAACAACTATCGCTATTATAATATTTCTCAATTAGAAACGGCTTTATTGATTGCACGCTTAAAAAGCTATTTATTTTCGTTAGAAGAAATCAAGGTTATATTAGCTAATTGGGAGGATACCGAACTTCTTAACTCTAAAATGAAAGCCAAACAAGAAAATCTGACACAACAGATTACATTTTATTCTTCGTTGTTAAAAAAATTAAAGATTGATATTCAACTGTTAGATGAAGAGGAAAATATCATGGGTTATTTAGATAAGATTGAGATTAAACTTGTTGATCACTTAACCTATAATATATTATCCCAACGAAAACAAATGAATACCGCTGATTTTCTACTACACTTTAATGAGTTGTTTAGTAAAATTTTGTTTGAGAATTTGTCACCTATCGCAAAGCCACTTGCTATTTTCCATAGTTCAGAATATGAACCTGAAAATTATGATGTAGAAATTGCCATTCCCCTTGCAATGGCCACCAATAAAACAAAAGTATTTAATCCTGGTCTTTGCGCAATGGCTACGCTTATTGGCTCTTACGATGAATTACCTTCTATTCATACAAAGCTGCATGTTTGGATTGATGAAAATAACTATAAACTGAACGGTGCTCCGTTTGAAGTTTATCAAACGGACCCCTATAGCACACCAGAGGAGAATAATATCATAGAGGTTTATTTTCCCATTAAAAAATAA
- a CDS encoding IS3 family transposase (programmed frameshift) codes for MTKRLFTKKEQEQLNCNPNVQAISDKAITYTEEFKRHFIAENEKGKLPRTIFEEAGLDVELIGLKRISSAGKRWRAAYRTTGVAGLQDTRKTNSGRPIERELSLEEKIARLEAKNRLLQAENELLKKLGSTRKADVKEEITIATELKFDLISKTIQKYKLKRLVSYLCEIMGVSRSGYYNYFTEKSAQKRAAHELADEAIKEIILKAYHFRGRKKGARQIKMTLENQYGIAYNLKRIRRIMKKFEIVCPIRKANPARRMAKATKEHRTCPNELQRNFKQGVAGKVLLTDITYLTYGNGKRAYLSTIKDAETNEILAYEVSASLSMDIALNTLRKLKRNHHHLTKDAFIHSDQGFHYTNPKFQKLVKEMGLGQSMSRRGNCWDNAPQESFFGHFKDETNLKACETLEEVKREVKSYMMYYNHYRGQWNLKKLPPAKYRQQLQKVA; via the exons ATGACGAAAAGATTATTTACAAAAAAAGAGCAAGAACAACTAAACTGTAATCCTAATGTCCAAGCTATTAGTGATAAAGCGATTACTTATACTGAAGAATTTAAACGCCATTTTATTGCAGAAAATGAAAAAGGAAAACTCCCAAGAACGATTTTTGAAGAGGCCGGTTTAGATGTTGAACTGATTGGTTTGAAGCGCATTAGTTCAGCGGGAAAGCGTTGGCGCGCAGCTTATCGTACAACTGGAGTAGCGGGTCTACAAGATACACGGAAAACGAATTCAGGTCGTCCAATAGAACGGGAATTAAGTTTAGAAGAAAAAATTGCACGATTAGAAGCGAAAAATCGATTATTACAAGCAGAGAATGAACTTTTAAAAAAGCTCG GATCTACTCGAAAGGCAGATGTTAAAGAAGAAATAACAATCGCAACAGAACTAAAATTTGATTTAATCAGTAAAACGATTCAAAAATATAAACTAAAACGTTTAGTAAGCTATCTATGTGAAATCATGGGCGTATCTCGTTCAGGTTACTATAATTATTTCACTGAAAAATCAGCACAAAAGCGCGCAGCCCATGAGTTAGCAGATGAAGCAATCAAAGAAATCATTTTAAAAGCGTATCATTTCCGAGGACGTAAGAAAGGTGCACGTCAAATTAAAATGACGTTAGAGAATCAATATGGGATTGCGTATAACTTAAAACGTATTCGCCGCATTATGAAGAAATTCGAGATTGTATGCCCAATTCGAAAAGCGAATCCGGCACGTAGAATGGCTAAAGCGACAAAAGAACATCGTACATGTCCAAATGAATTACAACGTAACTTTAAACAAGGTGTAGCAGGAAAAGTATTATTAACAGATATCACGTATTTGACGTATGGAAACGGCAAACGTGCTTATTTATCAACGATTAAGGACGCTGAGACAAACGAAATTTTAGCGTATGAAGTATCTGCTTCATTAAGTATGGATATCGCGCTCAATACACTTCGTAAATTGAAGCGAAATCACCACCATTTAACGAAAGATGCATTTATTCATTCAGATCAAGGATTCCATTATACGAATCCAAAATTCCAGAAACTTGTGAAGGAAATGGGACTAGGGCAATCTATGTCACGCCGAGGAAACTGTTGGGATAACGCCCCTCAAGAATCCTTCTTCGGTCATTTTAAAGATGAAACCAATCTGAAAGCGTGCGAAACATTAGAAGAAGTAAAACGAGAAGTGAAAAGTTATATGATGTATTACAACCATTATCGAGGGCAATGGAACTTGAAAAAGCTGCCGCCTGCAAAATACAGACAGCAGCTTCAGAAGGTTGCCTAG
- a CDS encoding zinc-dependent alcohol dehydrogenase family protein, with product MKALVYAGPGKKELREVEKPRVIKDGDAVVRLVKTTICGTDLHILGGDVPAVKEGTILGHEGIGIVEEVGAGVSNFKVGDKVIISCVTSCGKCHYCKQSLYAHCEDGGWILGHLINGTQAEYVHVPHADNSLYHIPQGISDDAAVMISDILPTGFEIGVLNGQVSPGDVVAIVGAGPIGMSSLLTAQFYSPSKIIMIDLDDNRLEESKKFGATHTVNSRDAQAAMDKIFELTDGRGVDVAIEAVGFPATFDLCQRILSPGGRLANVGVHGKPVDLQLQDLWIRNVTITTGLVSTNTTPMLLKTLETGKIKPEALVTHRYKFDNMIEAYETFGNAAKENALKIIIDFE from the coding sequence ATGAAAGCACTAGTATATGCAGGCCCAGGTAAAAAAGAATTACGTGAAGTTGAAAAACCACGTGTAATTAAAGATGGTGACGCAGTTGTGCGTCTAGTAAAAACAACAATTTGTGGTACGGACTTACACATCTTGGGAGGCGACGTGCCAGCCGTTAAAGAAGGTACAATTTTAGGTCACGAAGGTATCGGTATTGTAGAAGAGGTAGGCGCAGGCGTATCAAACTTCAAAGTAGGCGATAAAGTAATCATTTCATGTGTTACTTCATGTGGTAAATGTCACTATTGTAAACAATCTTTATATGCACACTGTGAAGATGGTGGCTGGATTTTAGGTCACTTAATCAATGGTACACAAGCAGAATACGTTCACGTTCCACATGCAGATAACTCTTTATACCACATTCCTCAAGGGATTTCTGATGATGCAGCTGTAATGATTTCTGATATTTTACCAACTGGTTTCGAAATCGGGGTATTAAATGGTCAAGTATCACCTGGTGATGTAGTAGCTATCGTAGGCGCAGGCCCAATCGGGATGTCCTCATTATTAACTGCGCAATTCTATTCTCCTTCAAAAATCATCATGATAGATCTAGACGATAACCGTTTAGAGGAGTCAAAGAAATTCGGTGCAACCCACACAGTCAACTCACGTGATGCACAAGCAGCAATGGATAAAATTTTTGAACTTACGGATGGTCGTGGCGTAGACGTAGCAATCGAAGCTGTAGGTTTCCCTGCAACATTCGACCTTTGTCAACGTATCTTATCACCAGGAGGTCGCTTAGCGAACGTGGGTGTACATGGTAAACCAGTTGATCTTCAATTACAAGATTTATGGATTCGTAATGTCACAATTACAACTGGCTTAGTATCAACAAATACTACGCCAATGTTATTAAAAACATTAGAAACTGGTAAGATTAAACCTGAGGCACTAGTAACACATCGTTATAAATTTGACAATATGATTGAGGCATACGAAACATTCGGTAATGCAGCGAAAGAAAATGCATTAAAAATTATTATTGATTTCGAATAA
- a CDS encoding ATP-binding cassette domain-containing protein codes for MNNFISIKGAKTNNLKNISIDIPKHKITVVTGVSGSGKSSLVFDTLAAESQRLLNETYSSYIQQLLPHFDKPVVDKIENLPVSIVIDQKKIRGNARSTVGTFTDIYTSLRLLFSRMATPFIGYSMAYSFNNPDGMCPVCKGIGETQQINVNKLIDADKSLNEGAIRFPTFQPGGWRLTRYTETGNFDNDKKISQYTEEELKILLYDEGSAPKNPTERWPKTSTYIGVLPRIQKSFVEKEDLKYQSDLDRILEIHTCPDCLGTRVNKTVRSAKIRGKSIVDCVDMSIADLLLFVQSIDSPSVSLIIEDLIRKLESLQIVGLNYLTLNRNTTTLSGGESQRIKMTKHLNSSLSDVLYIFDEPSIGLHPENIVGINRIFHGLKKKGNTVVLVDHDPDIIKTADHNINIGEYAGENGGRVTFEGNYSDLLISDTLTGKALSNKHTVNTDKIAFQSFYTLNHVNLHNVQDVTVKIPKQALTVVTGVAGSGKSTLIRYLFTEKYPNTRVLDQSPIHGSNRSNLLTYLNVFDKIRELFARASHKSASLFSFNGKGACPVCKGKGHVTLDLAYMGDVEQVCEKCHGKRYNDEALSVKWRGLSIHDVLQLTPIEAKEFFSDHTIQRIMSNLIMSNLSYVRLGQSLDTFSGGELQRVKIAKILGDSSNDLIVLDEPSTGLHEADIDNLLVLFKRLLCEKKTLIVLEHNLSIISQAQWIVDMGVEGGSLGGNVLFEGYPIDLLEIENSYTAKHLQRYVK; via the coding sequence ATGAATAATTTTATTTCAATCAAAGGGGCAAAGACAAACAACCTAAAAAATATTTCAATCGATATTCCAAAGCATAAAATCACTGTTGTCACTGGTGTATCTGGATCAGGGAAATCGTCTTTGGTTTTCGATACTTTAGCAGCTGAATCTCAAAGACTATTAAACGAGACCTATTCCAGTTATATTCAACAATTACTGCCGCATTTTGATAAACCTGTCGTTGATAAGATAGAAAATCTGCCAGTCTCAATAGTTATTGATCAAAAAAAAATCAGAGGAAATGCTCGCTCGACTGTTGGTACATTCACAGACATTTATACAAGTCTGCGATTGCTGTTTTCTAGAATGGCTACCCCGTTTATAGGTTATTCTATGGCGTATTCGTTCAATAATCCGGATGGAATGTGTCCGGTTTGCAAAGGTATTGGGGAGACGCAGCAGATCAACGTTAACAAATTAATTGATGCTGACAAATCACTTAATGAAGGAGCCATCCGTTTCCCTACATTTCAGCCTGGAGGTTGGCGGCTCACTCGCTATACGGAGACAGGAAATTTTGATAATGATAAAAAAATCTCTCAATATACAGAAGAAGAATTGAAAATCCTACTTTACGATGAAGGAAGTGCCCCGAAAAATCCAACTGAGCGTTGGCCTAAGACTTCTACATATATCGGAGTGCTTCCTCGGATTCAAAAAAGTTTTGTAGAAAAGGAAGATCTCAAATATCAATCTGATTTAGATAGAATTCTTGAAATTCATACCTGTCCGGATTGTTTGGGGACTAGAGTAAATAAAACAGTACGTTCAGCTAAAATAAGAGGTAAATCTATTGTAGATTGTGTGGATATGTCTATTGCTGACTTATTGTTGTTCGTCCAATCCATTGATAGTCCGTCTGTTTCACTTATTATTGAAGATTTAATCCGAAAACTTGAAAGTCTACAGATAGTTGGGCTAAATTATCTCACCCTTAATCGAAATACCACAACTCTTTCAGGCGGGGAATCTCAAAGAATAAAAATGACGAAGCATTTGAATAGTTCATTGTCAGATGTTTTGTATATTTTTGATGAACCAAGTATTGGACTTCATCCAGAAAACATCGTTGGCATCAATCGAATTTTTCATGGGTTGAAGAAAAAAGGGAATACAGTCGTTTTAGTCGATCATGATCCCGATATCATTAAAACTGCTGATCATAACATCAACATTGGTGAGTATGCGGGAGAAAATGGAGGAAGAGTAACGTTTGAAGGGAACTATTCTGATTTGCTGATTTCTGATACGCTCACTGGTAAAGCTTTATCAAACAAACATACGGTCAACACAGACAAAATTGCTTTTCAATCATTTTATACACTTAATCATGTCAACCTTCATAATGTTCAGGATGTAACAGTCAAAATACCAAAACAGGCTTTAACTGTTGTGACAGGTGTTGCTGGCTCTGGAAAAAGTACATTGATACGTTATCTATTCACTGAGAAGTATCCTAACACTAGAGTACTGGATCAAAGCCCTATACATGGGAGCAATCGGTCCAATTTACTAACTTATCTCAATGTGTTCGATAAAATAAGGGAGCTGTTTGCTCGTGCTTCTCATAAAAGTGCGTCTTTATTTAGCTTCAATGGAAAAGGTGCTTGTCCAGTTTGTAAAGGGAAAGGCCATGTAACACTCGACTTGGCCTATATGGGAGACGTTGAACAAGTTTGTGAGAAATGCCATGGAAAAAGATATAACGACGAAGCGCTTTCCGTTAAGTGGAGGGGATTAAGCATCCACGATGTACTTCAGCTGACGCCTATAGAGGCCAAAGAATTTTTTAGTGATCACACTATTCAAAGAATTATGTCCAATTTAATCATGTCCAATTTAAGTTATGTACGCTTAGGTCAAAGTTTAGATACTTTTTCAGGTGGTGAGCTTCAAAGGGTAAAAATTGCAAAAATATTGGGTGATTCAAGTAATGACCTTATTGTTTTGGACGAGCCAAGTACAGGATTGCATGAAGCTGACATTGATAATTTATTAGTGTTATTTAAAAGACTTTTATGTGAGAAGAAAACATTAATTGTGTTGGAACATAATTTATCAATTATAAGTCAAGCACAATGGATCGTTGATATGGGGGTAGAGGGTGGAAGCTTAGGAGGAAATGTTCTCTTTGAAGGTTATCCTATCGATTTATTGGAAATAGAAAACTCATATACAGCAAAACACTTACAGCGCTATGTGAAATAG
- a CDS encoding PLP-dependent aminotransferase family protein: MFFYFDRSTNHEPFYVQLYNFIKNEIQLGNLKAGEKLPSIRFLAHELNVSKQVVHSVYQQLLAEGYVESKPRSGVFILPFENFKFISDPSPSIKNVKEVESPSISIDFFYSSLDPSKFPLRAWRKCMNRALENIHNMTSYGEKQGELHLRKQISLYVRNSRGINCTSDQVFIFGGTQQSIQFITRLLDLTSTMVAIENPGYEEARAAFTQSQCKICDIPLNKDGISVLHLKQTLAKAVYITASHQFPMGMVLPIKKRLELLGWAKKNKSYIIEDDYDSEFRHIGKPIPPLKSLDKENRVIYCGTFSKSFSPSIRCSYVILPEDLVKHGIQHLTSFSQGASLIIQDALAHFMEEGYFEKHLRRMKTTYQKKHKVLLKAIENHLSPLVEVIGEKAGLHVLLYLKHIKAEDLIVQAEKLGVQIYSPNAHWSFQKPESIIMLGFGALSEQQIESGIQLLSSIINHGAVPKGDDK; this comes from the coding sequence ATGTTTTTTTATTTTGATCGAAGTACGAACCATGAGCCTTTTTATGTACAATTATATAATTTTATAAAAAATGAAATACAATTAGGTAACTTAAAAGCTGGTGAAAAATTACCTTCCATTCGATTTCTTGCTCACGAATTAAATGTAAGCAAACAGGTTGTACACTCTGTCTACCAGCAGTTGCTTGCTGAAGGATATGTAGAAAGTAAACCAAGAAGTGGCGTTTTCATTCTACCTTTCGAAAATTTTAAATTTATATCAGACCCTAGCCCCTCCATCAAGAATGTCAAAGAAGTCGAGTCACCTAGCATTTCAATCGATTTCTTTTATAGTTCATTAGATCCCTCCAAATTCCCTCTTCGGGCTTGGAGAAAGTGTATGAATAGAGCTTTAGAAAATATTCATAATATGACTAGCTATGGAGAAAAACAAGGCGAGTTACATTTAAGAAAACAAATATCACTTTATGTCCGTAATTCTAGAGGAATTAATTGTACGAGTGATCAGGTTTTTATTTTTGGAGGTACTCAACAAAGTATACAATTCATTACGCGCTTATTAGATTTAACATCAACTATGGTTGCTATCGAAAATCCAGGGTATGAAGAAGCGAGAGCAGCATTCACTCAGAGTCAATGCAAAATTTGTGACATTCCATTAAATAAAGATGGTATATCTGTTTTGCATTTAAAACAGACTTTAGCAAAAGCTGTTTACATTACTGCTTCTCATCAATTTCCGATGGGCATGGTTTTACCTATAAAAAAAAGACTAGAACTGTTAGGGTGGGCAAAGAAAAATAAGAGTTACATTATAGAAGATGATTATGATAGTGAATTTCGTCATATTGGAAAACCTATACCTCCGTTGAAATCATTAGATAAAGAGAATCGAGTGATTTACTGTGGCACATTTTCAAAAAGTTTTTCACCTTCCATAAGATGTAGCTATGTTATTCTACCTGAAGATTTAGTAAAACACGGTATTCAACATCTTACCTCATTTAGTCAAGGGGCTTCACTGATTATTCAAGATGCACTTGCTCACTTTATGGAGGAAGGTTATTTTGAAAAGCATTTACGTCGTATGAAAACAACATACCAAAAGAAGCATAAAGTACTATTAAAAGCAATTGAAAATCACTTAAGTCCTTTGGTTGAAGTAATAGGAGAAAAAGCTGGTCTGCATGTATTACTTTATTTAAAACATATAAAAGCAGAGGACTTAATTGTTCAAGCTGAAAAATTAGGTGTTCAAATTTATTCCCCAAATGCCCACTGGTCTTTTCAAAAGCCAGAATCAATCATTATGTTAGGATTCGGAGCATTATCAGAACAACAAATCGAAAGTGGAATTCAATTATTATCTTCCATTATTAATCATGGAGCTGTTCCAAAAGGAGACGATAAATAA